The sequence below is a genomic window from Cicer arietinum cultivar CDC Frontier isolate Library 1 chromosome 6, Cicar.CDCFrontier_v2.0, whole genome shotgun sequence.
tgttgTTTATTTCCCTTGAATATATACGTTTGATACCAGTTTCTATCACAAAGTTATTAAGTAAATTAAAAGCACTTGGTACTTGTCTAAAGAAAGAAAGTATTTAGGTCTTCTAAGTCATCATCAGAAGAAACAAGGTTGCTGAGTTCTGAACCAAGAAATTTTTTCTGCCATTTTAGGAGGAATGGGTTGTTTTCACTTAAACCTTGATAATGATATCAAAAAAAGTTGTAACTCAATATTCATTACTTTCTATCTAGTTCCAATTTATATCATGGCATCAACAACATAAAAACTACTACATAGACACTTTCCAACAAGTAATTGGAACAATTGGCTACTTAAAAAAAAGAGTCACAAAACAGCCCAAATCAAACACAAATCAGATGCAATTAATAGATTGTTTCATGAGGGAGAAAACGGATTAAAAACAATccaaactgaaaaataaaatcaatggccaaatattatgaaatatatttCTAAGTCTACTAACAAAAGTGCTTACAACACAACAAGTGCTTGCATGAGACCAATCACTGATGGAGTGTTTCCAGAAAGTTTATTTTCTTGCAATGACCTACCAAtttcacaaatataaatattaaagaacTCCAATAGAAAGAAAGTGGACGATCAAATATTAAAGAACTCTCCTCAGCAGTTAGTTCGCTACTCCTCAGCAGTTTCATCAGTGCTCAGCAGTTCAATCAGTGCCAGGACTACATCGAATTCGATTGTTTTCTTAGAATGCTCAACATATAGGAATTCGATTAGTTTCATCAGTATCGAGACTGCAATGACTGCTTCATCAGCTACATCTATTTCTCCATTACACAGTTGTGCTACTAAAGGTTCAGTCACTCGAGTCTCTCTAGCGGTAAACATCCTGGCCAACAAAACAATTGGCTTTATCGCCGGAATTTGCATCGACGGGTTGTCAACCTCTTTA
It includes:
- the LOC101502484 gene encoding protein OPAQUE1 isoform X1 yields the protein MTNEGKSQSILVSGESGAGKTETTKLIMQYLTFVGGLTGSDDSTLEQQVLELNPLQESFGNEKTVRNDNSRMFTARETRVTEPLVAQLCNGEIDVADEAVIAVSILMKLIEFLYVEHSKKTIEFDVVLALIELLSTDETAEE
- the LOC101502484 gene encoding myosin type-2 heavy chain 1 isoform X2; this translates as MQYLTFVGGLTGSDDSTLEQQVLELNPLQESFGNEKTVRNDNSRMFTARETRVTEPLVAQLCNGEIDVADEAVIAVSILMKLIEFLYVEHSKKTIEFDVVLALIELLSTDETAEE